A genome region from Triticum aestivum cultivar Chinese Spring chromosome 2B, IWGSC CS RefSeq v2.1, whole genome shotgun sequence includes the following:
- the LOC123044732 gene encoding transmembrane E3 ubiquitin-protein ligase FLY1, producing MRRSAAVLRVAVVGLLVLGLALPPLAAALRPLRERVAFAGAAASSGSWADEHAFYKRDDNDMSPYSWNITGTYKGSWSFAGSTNGSSRFLEFVTSKGDSVLELLSTPTKISGVHYVQGTITFHDVIDKSHDCGVAQIRLEGVYIWPFRQLRMVANSGADGEPLQEEDYFLSNPYHLLRIFSSQVFQDSSEEKNRRKNSLTHDMEKHCNIEIAAKVVRVSSNQNEGEHEKYRLEGLMESPSVDDDGECFSSILLNSTSLNVEAYYNKAVNYTLMVTFISFLQVLLLIRQMEHSNTQSGAAKVSIIMIGQQAIMDAYLCLLHLTAGILVESLFNAFATAAFFKFVVFSIFEMRYLLAIWKASRPLNSGEGWEIMRRELSVLYSRFYGILLGGILLMYELHNFLRPLLFLMYSFWIPQIVTNVIRDTRKPLHPQYILGMTATRVAIPLYIFGCPSNFMRIEPDKKWCIAVTTFMGIQAAVLLLQHYLGSRCFIPRQILPEKYCYHRKVEDSTNQPIDCVICMTAIDLSQRTSEYMVAPCEHIFHSGCLQRWMDIKMECPTCRRSLPPA from the exons ATGAGGCGCTCTGCCGCTGTGCTGAGGGTCGCTGTGGTGGGCCTGTTGGTGCTCGGCCTCGCCCTCCCTCCCCTGGCCGCGGCGCTGCGGCCTCTCAGGGAGCGCGTCGCCTTCGCCGGAGCCGCGGCCTCCTCCGGATCGTGGGCCGATGAG CATGCATTCTACAAGAGGGATGATAATGACATGAGCCCATATTCATGGAATATTACAGGAACATATAAAG GAAGTTGGAGCTTTGCTGGTTCTACAAATGGTTCTTCTAGGTTTCTTGAGTTCGTGACATCTAAAGGTGACTCGGTTTTGGAATTACTGAGTACACCAACAAAGATAAGCGGGGTACACTATGTTCAG GGAACAATAACATTCCATGATGTTATTGACAAATCTCATGATTGTGGAGTTGCTCAAATAAGATTAGAAGGCGTGTATATATGGCCTTTTAGACAACTTCGTATGGTGGCAAACAG CGGTGCAGATGGTGAACCGCTTCAAGAAGAGGATTACTTCTTGTCAAATCCATACCATCTG CTGCGGATTTTCTCCTCTCAAGTTTTCCAAGATTCTTCTGAAGAGAAGAACCGAAGGAAGAACT CTCTCACACATGACATGGAGAAACACTGTAACATAGAAATAGCCGCTAAAGTGGTCCGGGTGTCATCTAACCAAAATG AGGGAGAGCATGAGAAGTACCGCTTGGAGGGCTTGATGGAAAGTCCATCAGTGGATGATGATGGAGAATGCTTCTCATCTATCTTACTAAATTCAACATCGCTGAATGTTGAAGCTTATTACAACAAAGCAGTTAACTATACACTGATGGTCACTTTT ATCTCTTTTCTCCAAGTTTTGCTGCTTATTAGACAAATGGAACACAGCAACACCCAGTCA GGAGCTGCTAAGGTGTCTATTATTATGATTGGGCAACAAGCTATCATGGATGCATATCTTTGTCTACTGCATCTGACTGCTGGAATATTGGTTG AGTCACTCTTTAATGCCTTTGCAACAGCTGCCTTCTTCAAATTCgttgttttttctatttttgagATGAGGTATCTTCTTGCTATATGGAAAGCAAGTAGACCATTGAACAGTGGAGAAGGTTGGGAAATAATGAGGCGGGAACTTTCTGTTCTTTACAGCCGCTTTT ACGGCATTCTTTTGGGAGGAATCCTTCTCATGTATGAGTTGCACAATTTTTTGCGCCCGCTTCTTTTCCTGATGTACTCCTTTTGGATTCCTCAAATTGTCACGAATGTGATCCGGGATACAAGAAAACCGCTGCACCCCCAGTATATTTTAGGCATGACTGCTACCCGGGTCGCCATCCCGCTATATATATTTGGTTGTCCTAGCAACTTCATGCGCATTGAGCCCGACAAGAAATGGTGCATAGCTGTGACAACATTCATGGGTATCCAAGCAGCTGTGCTGCTGCTCCAGCACTATCTTGGTTCTCGCTGCTTTATTCCTCGCCAG ATCCTCCCTGAGAAATACTGTTACCACAGGAAGGTAGAGGATAGCACAAATCAGCCCATTGATTGTGTAATCTGCATGACTGCAATTGATCTCTCCCAGAGAACAAGTGAATACATG GTGGCACCGTGCGAGCATATATTCCACTCGGGCTGTTTACAACGCTGGATGGACATCAAGATGGAGTGCCCAACTTGCAGGCGCTCTCTACCACCAGCTTAG
- the LOC123044733 gene encoding squamosa promoter-binding-like protein 13, whose translation MDRKDKSRKSSSAASMAALAAAAAAGDVARADGMSGEEDQKLKLVNVPVVSVGGSSSSAAAVAVRRGSGAAGAVATGAAGAGGPSCQAERCGADLSEAKRYHRRHKVCEAHSKAAVVVVAGLRQRFCQQCSRFHELLEFDDQKRSCRRRLAGHNERRRKSSAEANGGDGCRHADQDGRSHPGNPPLNHFQIR comes from the exons ATGGACCGCAAGGACAAGTCCCGCAAGTCCTCCTCGGCAGCGTCCATGGCCGCGCTCGCCGCCGCAGCTGCGGCCGGCGACGTGGCCCGAGCCGACGGGATGTCCGGCGAGGAGGACCAGAAGCTGAAGCTCGTGAACGTTCCCGTGGTCTCCGTCGGCGGCTCGAGCTCCTCTGCCGCGGCGGTGGCGGTGAGGAGGGGCAGTGGtgctgctggcgccgtggcgacGGGCGCGGCTGGGGCAGGCGGGCCGAGCTGCCAGGCTGAGAGGTGCGGCGCCGACCTCAGCGAGGCGAAGCGGTACCACCGCAGGCACAAGGTGTGCGAGGCGCACTCCAAGGCTGCTGTCGTGGTCGTCGCCGGCCTCCGCCAGCGCTTCTGCCAGCAATGCAGCCG GTTCCACGAGCTTTTGGAGTTCGACGACCAGAAGCGCAGCTGCCGCCGGCGCCTGGCCGGGCACAACgagcggcggaggaagagctcggCGGAGGCCAACGGCGGCGACGGGTGCCGCCACGCCGACCAGGACGGCCGTAGCCACCCGGGGAACCCGCCGCTGAACCATTTCCAGATCAGATAA